In Bacillus sp. Cs-700, one genomic interval encodes:
- a CDS encoding CopD family protein — MLILTVISEALLYISFALLIADYLFSFISHDKKPFIHIPKKIRLLAAGGIALFSFMPILDLLLYLYEDYGIRQALSSVLVTFKVGQAWSFTVLLSIILTLYILFVDDGQEKRYPFIGVALLLFLILGLGWASHSSSLHPVKGFIVHTIHFTAVVTWVGVLFVVSWFSKNAANWTHFLKWFHPTAMICFTVVGITGLLLMQFVIPLQDYPDTWMVSYGQSLLIKHLLIVPLLGYAFLNGVIMKRKLKERNAFDPRPWTKVESVMVLLIFAATGAMSHSSPPNNLASLISLEGVSPLFTLFTNGLVQPGASIGLVFNVNGLLLGALAVVFMVVMIAGFMKKMAPLFSFLMSVLFIISGYLALLQSVQFI; from the coding sequence ATGTTGATTCTAACAGTAATCAGTGAAGCGCTGCTTTATATTAGCTTTGCGCTACTGATTGCGGATTATCTTTTCTCATTTATTTCACATGATAAAAAGCCGTTTATTCATATTCCTAAAAAAATCCGTCTTTTGGCTGCAGGAGGAATTGCGCTTTTTTCCTTCATGCCGATTTTGGATTTACTTCTTTATTTATATGAGGACTATGGAATTAGACAAGCACTGTCGTCGGTATTAGTTACATTTAAAGTTGGTCAGGCTTGGAGTTTTACCGTTCTTCTGTCCATTATTTTAACCCTTTATATTCTTTTTGTTGATGATGGACAGGAGAAGAGGTACCCATTCATCGGTGTGGCTCTTCTTCTGTTTCTCATTTTGGGCCTGGGGTGGGCGAGCCATTCAAGCTCTCTTCATCCAGTTAAAGGTTTCATTGTTCACACGATACACTTTACGGCTGTTGTTACGTGGGTAGGAGTACTTTTTGTCGTAAGTTGGTTTTCAAAAAACGCGGCAAACTGGACGCATTTTCTGAAGTGGTTTCATCCTACCGCTATGATCTGTTTCACAGTAGTAGGAATCACAGGGCTATTGTTAATGCAGTTTGTTATTCCATTACAAGATTATCCTGATACATGGATGGTTTCTTACGGACAAAGCTTATTAATTAAACACTTGCTCATTGTCCCACTACTTGGATATGCCTTCCTGAATGGCGTGATCATGAAAAGAAAGCTTAAAGAGAGAAATGCATTTGATCCTAGACCGTGGACAAAAGTAGAATCCGTAATGGTGTTACTGATTTTTGCCGCTACGGGTGCGATGAGTCACTCTTCCCCTCCAAACAATTTGGCTTCTCTCATTAGTCTTGAAGGCGTATCTCCGCTATTTACGCTATTCACAAACGGCTTAGTTCAACCTGGTGCCTCTATTGGATTAGTCTTTAACGTGAATGGGCTTTTGCTTGGCGCTTTAGCAGTCGTGTTTATGGTGGTGATGATTGCTGGATTTATGAAAAAAATGGCACCACTTTTTTCGTTTCTAATGAGCGTCTTGTTTATCATATCAGGCTATTTAGCGTTGCTACAAAGCGTACAATTTATATAA
- a CDS encoding MFS transporter: MKRLSAIRKNDLLLLTSMGITNIGGWVYHIALNLILLDQTGSALAVTGLYLLKPFATLFTNPWAGSLIDRVNKRRLMILVNIAQALVMFLLPLLSSLWMIYALVFLINMGSSIFHPTSMTYMTKLVPKERRIRFNSLRSLVDSGAFVIGPAIAGVLFIIGTPTNAIYLNAGALILAGLLFLFLPDVETGKLMNRSSTITFQMMKEDWRVVYTFSQSAIFVILIYFLVSAVGIMSWGVDSLEASFATDVLHLTNTEYGFLVSIAGIGVLLGAILNTVIAEKGEPLSLIGGGAIVLSIGYLVFALSSSFQLAAIGCFVLSFSLSFMNTGFYTFYQNNIPVDVMGRIGSLFEWIEAIFVIAVMVGCGIAAELISIRFSVIVGSSMMLSFAFLLLGVVMVKRTSMRSKAELAK, encoded by the coding sequence ATGAAACGTCTTAGTGCTATTCGAAAGAACGACCTGCTGTTGCTTACATCAATGGGGATTACAAATATCGGAGGATGGGTTTATCATATTGCCCTTAATCTCATCCTATTGGATCAAACGGGTTCAGCTCTCGCTGTGACGGGACTGTATTTACTCAAGCCGTTCGCCACTCTGTTCACAAATCCCTGGGCAGGCAGCTTGATTGATCGCGTGAACAAACGAAGGCTAATGATTTTGGTGAATATCGCTCAGGCTTTGGTGATGTTTCTTCTCCCCCTGCTATCTAGTCTATGGATGATTTATGCGCTTGTTTTTCTGATTAACATGGGTAGCTCGATTTTTCATCCAACATCAATGACATACATGACGAAGCTTGTTCCTAAAGAAAGGCGCATTCGTTTCAATTCCCTTCGTAGCCTGGTCGATTCAGGTGCATTTGTAATCGGTCCAGCGATTGCTGGTGTGTTATTTATCATCGGAACGCCAACCAATGCCATTTACCTTAATGCTGGAGCATTAATTCTTGCTGGACTGCTGTTTTTATTTCTACCTGATGTAGAAACAGGAAAACTCATGAATCGATCAAGTACAATTACATTTCAAATGATGAAGGAAGATTGGCGCGTTGTATACACGTTTAGCCAAAGCGCCATTTTTGTTATTCTCATTTACTTTCTAGTGAGTGCAGTTGGCATCATGAGCTGGGGAGTAGATTCACTTGAAGCAAGCTTCGCAACAGATGTCCTTCATCTGACAAACACCGAATATGGATTTCTCGTAAGTATTGCTGGAATCGGAGTTCTTCTAGGAGCCATTCTAAATACCGTTATTGCAGAAAAAGGAGAGCCGCTTTCGTTAATAGGAGGGGGAGCGATCGTGCTTTCCATTGGTTATCTGGTATTTGCTTTATCGTCATCATTTCAGTTAGCCGCGATCGGCTGCTTTGTTCTTTCCTTTTCTCTTTCATTCATGAATACAGGTTTCTACACTTTTTATCAAAACAATATTCCCGTTGACGTTATGGGGAGGATTGGCAGTTTGTTCGAATGGATTGAGGCGATTTTTGTTATTGCTGTGATGGTCGGCTGCGGAATAGCGGCAGAACTCATATCCATACGGTTTAGTGTGATTGTAGGCTCAAGTATGATGCTAAGCTTTGCTTTTCTTCTTCTAGGAGTTGTTATGGTCAAACGAACGAGTATGAGATCCAAAGCAGAACTGGCTAAATAG
- a CDS encoding AEC family transporter, with amino-acid sequence MKVIDVILIVLPAFIIFAIGYIGQKKIGFDRKSISTSALYLMYPFLAFQTFYTNDITMDYAYILIFCFLLMIILIIIVTIISRIKALKRSKSAAMILSSVFMNSGNYGVPIILFAYGEEGVHYAIIMMVIQSFLMNTVGLYYASKGSSTATHSLKDSLIKISRMPINHAVLLGIIVQISDFKVPEFVMQAVNLVADATIPTIMIVLGMQLASLTSGSVKWSDLSTVFSIRMIVSPVLALLLTMVLGLNPLLSSILVVLASMPTAANTTMYSLEFNTEPQLVSYSTLLTTVASIITVPLVLWLVGAV; translated from the coding sequence GTGAAGGTCATCGATGTTATTCTAATTGTTTTACCAGCTTTTATTATCTTTGCGATTGGCTATATTGGCCAGAAGAAAATTGGATTTGATCGTAAATCCATTTCGACTTCTGCGCTGTATTTGATGTATCCGTTTCTCGCTTTTCAAACCTTTTATACAAACGACATCACGATGGATTATGCTTATATCCTTATATTCTGCTTTCTCTTAATGATCATTCTAATTATTATCGTAACGATTATCTCGAGAATTAAAGCGTTGAAACGTTCTAAATCCGCTGCTATGATCCTTTCTTCCGTATTTATGAATAGCGGCAACTATGGTGTGCCAATCATTCTATTTGCATACGGGGAAGAAGGCGTTCACTATGCGATTATTATGATGGTCATCCAGTCATTCCTCATGAATACAGTCGGACTTTATTATGCATCGAAAGGGAGTAGCACAGCAACACATAGCCTGAAAGATTCTCTAATAAAAATCTCTCGGATGCCAATTAATCATGCTGTTCTTCTCGGCATCATTGTTCAAATATCTGACTTTAAAGTTCCAGAGTTCGTCATGCAAGCAGTCAACCTAGTGGCAGATGCTACGATTCCAACGATTATGATTGTCCTCGGGATGCAGCTCGCTTCACTAACGAGTGGAAGTGTCAAATGGAGTGATTTATCTACGGTTTTTTCCATTAGAATGATTGTTTCTCCTGTACTCGCACTTCTTCTCACTATGGTACTTGGCTTAAATCCTTTGCTTAGCAGTATTTTAGTTGTACTTGCATCCATGCCAACCGCTGCTAACACCACGATGTATTCCCTTGAGTTTAATACAGAACCACAACTTGTTTCTTATAGTACACTCTTAACAACAGTGGCAAGTATTATTACCGTCCCTCTAGTATTATGGCTAGTTGGGGCCGTCTAA
- a CDS encoding copper resistance protein CopC: protein MKKILVLTIASLLMFGNLTYAHTGIESSNPEDGSTITEELTTVTLTFETEIEETSSFELQNASGETVAVDNITVENNTMTGTFDEPIANGDYEVPWKIIGIDGHPIEGTFSFSVDAPESEIAEEEEESTSEEATNGSAEDTDEQVDKEEETKTDTAEEESSNGTVIGIVIAVLVIVLLGSVLLMRRKK from the coding sequence ATGAAAAAAATACTTGTTTTAACGATTGCAAGTCTACTCATGTTTGGGAATTTAACATACGCCCACACTGGAATAGAAAGTTCTAACCCAGAGGATGGAAGTACGATCACAGAGGAGTTAACCACAGTAACGCTCACTTTCGAAACAGAAATAGAGGAAACAAGCTCATTTGAATTACAAAATGCAAGTGGTGAAACGGTAGCTGTTGATAACATCACTGTTGAAAACAATACGATGACTGGGACGTTTGATGAGCCAATTGCAAACGGAGATTATGAAGTGCCGTGGAAAATTATTGGAATTGATGGTCATCCGATCGAAGGAACGTTTTCTTTTTCAGTAGACGCACCTGAATCAGAAATTGCGGAAGAAGAAGAAGAGTCAACTTCTGAAGAAGCAACAAACGGTTCAGCAGAAGATACAGATGAACAAGTGGATAAAGAAGAAGAGACGAAGACAGATACGGCTGAAGAAGAAAGTTCTAACGGTACAGTAATTGGCATCGTTATTGCTGTCCTCGTTATCGTACTCCTTGGAAGTGTTTTGTTGATGAGGAGGAAAAAATAA
- the dcuS gene encoding DcuS/MalK family sensor histidine kinase translates to MKILQKYRFKLSTIIIIFVCTVVIMSLLITDLLVTNTTSETIENQLEDKAITVSRTIAESKIVKDGLTDIPDEEISIQEYATNIQQASDVLFVVVMDMEGIRKSHPDVQKIGKHFVGGDEQRALNGEEYISRSTGTLGKSLRAFTPIYDNNQNQIGAVAVGISLEAVTASIQQSHRKILIGSTVGVLIGIIGAFLLARYIKNSLFGLEPYAIARIHEERNTMLHSVHEGIIAIDRTGTILLVNKSARRIFKQASLKKSDPLGMKISDFLPGTRLEDILMSREAELDQEQLINGVSIITNRVPLIVNGHVVGAIATFRDKTEVNQLAEQLTGVQMYADTLRAQSHEFRNQLQVLLGLIKMEDYEEVTYFISKLVNHQADEIGSVTKYIKDPIFAGFIIGKMSYARESHVSMTIDFETEIPQADRPEMTHELITILGNIIDNAIDSVSTSEKQEIRMTFSYIDNLLSMTIADTGEGIPEDKLEDIFLQGHTSKDGKHRGFGLFLTRQSIDKLEGSIDVDSVLGEGTTFTIIVPFDQGEDL, encoded by the coding sequence GTGAAAATATTGCAAAAGTACCGTTTTAAATTAAGCACCATTATCATTATCTTCGTTTGTACGGTTGTCATCATGTCGCTCTTGATAACGGATCTATTAGTTACAAATACGACTAGTGAAACGATTGAAAATCAATTAGAGGATAAAGCAATTACCGTTTCCAGAACGATTGCGGAATCAAAAATTGTGAAAGACGGATTAACAGATATACCTGATGAAGAGATAAGCATTCAGGAATACGCGACAAACATTCAACAGGCTTCTGATGTCCTATTTGTAGTTGTGATGGATATGGAAGGGATACGTAAATCACATCCTGATGTACAAAAAATAGGGAAACATTTTGTAGGTGGCGATGAACAAAGGGCGCTTAACGGAGAAGAATACATATCTAGATCAACTGGTACACTAGGTAAATCATTACGGGCGTTCACACCGATTTACGACAATAATCAGAACCAGATCGGTGCTGTGGCGGTGGGGATTTCTTTAGAAGCTGTAACGGCATCCATCCAACAGAGCCACAGGAAAATTCTTATCGGTTCAACTGTTGGAGTACTTATAGGCATTATTGGAGCATTTTTATTAGCACGATATATAAAAAACAGCCTTTTCGGGTTAGAACCATACGCGATTGCTCGTATACACGAAGAACGAAATACCATGTTACATTCTGTACATGAAGGAATTATCGCCATTGATCGAACCGGGACGATTCTTCTCGTGAATAAGTCAGCACGACGCATTTTTAAACAGGCTAGTTTGAAGAAATCTGATCCTCTAGGGATGAAAATTAGCGATTTCCTGCCAGGAACAAGACTCGAAGATATTCTTATGTCACGAGAAGCAGAACTAGATCAAGAGCAGTTGATTAATGGTGTCTCGATTATCACCAATCGTGTCCCCCTAATTGTGAATGGTCATGTTGTGGGGGCCATCGCCACTTTTAGAGATAAAACCGAAGTCAATCAATTGGCTGAGCAACTTACGGGTGTACAGATGTACGCTGATACATTACGAGCGCAATCTCATGAATTTAGGAATCAATTACAAGTTCTCCTCGGTTTAATTAAAATGGAAGATTATGAAGAGGTTACTTATTTTATTAGCAAGCTAGTTAATCATCAAGCAGATGAAATTGGTAGTGTGACAAAGTATATTAAGGACCCCATATTCGCAGGTTTTATTATAGGGAAAATGAGCTATGCACGAGAATCACATGTTTCCATGACAATAGACTTTGAAACAGAAATTCCTCAGGCTGACCGTCCTGAAATGACTCATGAACTGATTACCATTCTGGGTAACATCATCGATAATGCGATCGATAGTGTTTCTACAAGTGAAAAACAAGAAATCCGCATGACATTCTCTTATATTGATAACTTATTAAGCATGACGATCGCAGATACTGGAGAAGGGATTCCTGAAGACAAATTAGAGGACATCTTTCTGCAAGGACATACTTCGAAAGACGGCAAACACAGGGGCTTTGGACTATTCCTTACTAGGCAAAGTATTGATAAACTAGAAGGTTCAATCGACGTAGATTCGGTTTTAGGTGAAGGAACGACATTTACGATCATTGTTCCTTTTGACCAGGGAGAGGATTTATAA
- a CDS encoding response regulator, which yields MIQVMIVEDDPMVAQLNKRYVEQLDGFTPSHLSKTANEALSTLASTKIDLVLLDVYMPGVNGIEFLKLVREQNRDVDVILITASSEINQIQQALRLGAIDYLIKPFEFDRFQEALLNYKRNYYKLTDKEQMNQKELDHMLRATLPVSEEVHEPSDNRHLPKGLTKNTLETINTTILSLKVPQFSTDDIATTSNISRVSVRKYLKFLSSIGYLEETLTYGVGRPIYQYAINPEKQSTIRHYL from the coding sequence ATGATTCAAGTGATGATAGTAGAAGACGATCCAATGGTTGCACAATTGAACAAGCGATACGTTGAGCAACTCGATGGTTTTACGCCAAGCCACCTTTCAAAAACAGCTAACGAAGCGTTATCGACATTAGCTTCCACAAAAATTGACCTCGTTCTTCTAGATGTCTATATGCCAGGAGTTAACGGTATCGAATTTCTGAAGTTAGTACGAGAACAAAATCGGGATGTAGATGTTATTTTAATAACAGCCTCTTCCGAAATTAATCAAATTCAGCAAGCATTAAGGCTTGGTGCCATTGATTATCTCATTAAGCCTTTTGAATTCGATCGGTTTCAAGAAGCACTTCTGAACTATAAACGGAATTACTACAAGCTTACCGATAAAGAGCAGATGAATCAAAAAGAACTCGATCATATGCTCCGGGCCACACTTCCAGTTTCCGAAGAAGTTCATGAACCTTCAGATAATCGTCATTTACCTAAAGGTTTAACAAAAAACACACTTGAAACGATCAACACGACCATTCTATCACTTAAAGTTCCTCAGTTTTCTACAGATGATATTGCAACAACTTCGAACATCTCAAGAGTATCTGTAAGAAAATATTTAAAGTTTCTAAGTAGTATTGGCTATTTGGAAGAAACGTTAACTTATGGGGTAGGCCGACCTATTTACCAATATGCGATTAATCCTGAGAAACAATCTACCATTCGCCATTACCTTTAA
- a CDS encoding 2-hydroxycarboxylate transporter family protein, whose product MSQEKKSIKIFGLPVLWFVIFAAITLTSLYTGNLPGGMIGSLLIMIILGELLGWIGDHTPIVKTYLGGGAIIAIFGAAFLVYEGWLPESSIATMTTFMKDGAFLNFYIAALITGSILGMNKKILVKVGLRYFLPIMGAVVGAIVVAGLLGSLVGFSLRDAILVITMPIMGGGMGAGAVPMSQVYSELMGNDPAYYISMLVPALALGNVFAIVLASMLNLLGNKFPSLTGNGQLIKGFQYKEEKQTYDIQKMGIGLLAAITFFAIGGLLGDFIPLHPYALMIIVVAIAKIADIIPKNVIDGASQWYKFVASNWTLALLFGIGIAYTDLNTVLEALTLQYILTVFGVVLGAIIGSGLIGKLVGFYPIEAAITAGLCMANMGGTGDVAVLSASRRMELMPFAQISSRLGGALILLLAGLVIPFLA is encoded by the coding sequence ATAAGTCAAGAAAAGAAATCCATTAAAATTTTTGGTCTCCCAGTGCTATGGTTTGTGATATTTGCGGCCATTACACTTACTAGTCTCTATACTGGAAATCTCCCAGGCGGTATGATTGGTAGTTTACTTATTATGATTATACTTGGAGAATTACTAGGTTGGATTGGTGATCATACGCCAATCGTCAAAACATACCTTGGGGGTGGCGCCATTATCGCCATCTTTGGTGCAGCATTCCTTGTTTATGAAGGTTGGTTACCTGAATCTTCGATCGCGACAATGACAACATTCATGAAAGATGGGGCATTCTTGAACTTCTATATTGCTGCACTCATTACGGGAAGTATCCTTGGAATGAACAAGAAAATCCTCGTAAAAGTTGGTCTGCGCTACTTCTTACCTATTATGGGGGCCGTTGTCGGTGCAATTGTTGTCGCTGGTTTATTAGGTTCTCTTGTAGGCTTTTCTTTAAGAGACGCGATCCTCGTTATCACAATGCCAATTATGGGTGGTGGTATGGGTGCTGGTGCTGTTCCGATGAGTCAGGTTTATTCCGAGTTAATGGGTAATGATCCGGCATATTATATTTCCATGCTCGTCCCTGCACTTGCCCTTGGTAACGTATTTGCCATTGTACTCGCTAGCATGCTTAATCTGCTTGGTAACAAATTTCCTTCCCTCACAGGTAACGGGCAATTAATAAAAGGGTTTCAATACAAAGAGGAGAAACAAACTTATGATATTCAAAAGATGGGAATTGGATTACTAGCCGCCATTACCTTCTTTGCGATTGGTGGATTACTTGGAGACTTCATTCCTCTACACCCTTATGCACTAATGATTATTGTCGTTGCTATTGCAAAAATAGCAGACATTATTCCTAAGAACGTCATTGATGGAGCAAGTCAGTGGTACAAATTCGTCGCAAGTAATTGGACACTTGCGCTACTGTTTGGCATAGGGATTGCTTATACTGATTTAAACACGGTACTTGAAGCCCTTACGCTACAATATATTTTAACCGTATTCGGTGTCGTTTTGGGTGCCATTATCGGTTCCGGCTTAATTGGTAAGTTGGTTGGGTTTTATCCGATTGAGGCTGCTATAACAGCTGGGTTATGTATGGCGAATATGGGCGGAACTGGTGATGTAGCCGTTCTATCCGCTTCAAGAAGAATGGAACTCATGCCATTTGCTCAAATATCATCCCGGCTCGGCGGAGCATTAATTCTCTTGTTAGCAGGTTTAGTCATACCCTTTCTCGCTTGA
- a CDS encoding DUF3189 family protein, with protein sequence MIYIYHDYGGTHTTSIAAAFHLHLLKPSSLPLTSEEVLAVPFFNKLTKKDAGRLLFHGRDSDGHKVYTIGKKSSKLIVPALYDMTLMLFEHFQVDDQIILSNTSPTVPFVMSIGGGLSRGLGIDALGVPLLIKGAKKCSPLIYDLVEHTKKQAHQMTEKVLLLDNKQFKI encoded by the coding sequence ATGATTTACATTTACCATGACTACGGTGGCACACATACCACCTCCATTGCAGCCGCTTTTCATTTACACCTATTGAAGCCCTCTTCTCTTCCATTAACGAGTGAAGAGGTCCTTGCCGTGCCTTTTTTTAACAAATTAACGAAAAAGGACGCGGGCCGTCTCCTTTTCCACGGACGTGATTCAGATGGTCATAAAGTCTACACAATCGGAAAAAAATCGTCGAAACTAATTGTGCCCGCCCTATACGATATGACGCTGATGCTTTTTGAGCATTTTCAAGTAGACGACCAGATTATACTTTCAAACACATCACCAACGGTACCGTTCGTTATGTCAATAGGAGGAGGCCTTTCTCGAGGTCTTGGCATCGATGCTCTCGGCGTACCGCTTCTTATCAAAGGGGCTAAGAAGTGCAGTCCACTCATTTATGATCTCGTTGAGCATACAAAAAAACAAGCCCACCAAATGACTGAAAAAGTACTTCTACTCGACAATAAGCAATTTAAAATTTAG